Part of the Candoia aspera isolate rCanAsp1 chromosome 1, rCanAsp1.hap2, whole genome shotgun sequence genome, tggaaatcacttataaatttataaatttcttttttattttttgcactttttcgttcttttctttttgatttgtcttttattctatggGAAAAATTCTTAagagatttaatttaaaatagaaacCATGATTCTGGTTTTACAATAGGGGAACAATTGCCTCTCCATTTTTGTCACATAATGCATAATTTTAGAAGCCACAATATATCctttttctaaactaaaaatTAGCAAACACTGTAATCCTTACATAGGAAACAAGAGACTCATCTTTTGGTGAAATGATTTCACGGTGATGACCCTAGAAAATATGAGTTACGGAAATCCATAGGTGGCTCAAATTATATTTCAAGCTTTTGGTCCAAGAGGTCTTTGTGTTATGTCATATACCAACATGTTCAAATTTTATCTCTCATCTTGAATGGAAATGAGTGGTTACTTTGTGACTGATCATCATTTTAGcagatgtaaaaaagaaaaagatttagaGAAGCAGGATTTATCATGCTGGCAAAATAATCATAAATTTGTTATTTCCTGCCAGTTTAAAACTGTACTGTAAATATAAATAGGTATGTTTTGACCCTTAAAATTAGTGGCAAAATATTAAGTAGACGTTTTTGGAAGAAAGCCGAATAGGTGCAGGTGATCATGGGGCATGGGATCACTGGAGTCTGAGGACAGCTAATCCCCAGGAACGTTAGGATAACTGTTATTCTTTCACAGAAACCTAGAGAGATACCATTTACCATAGTAGTTGAAAACTGACATTGAAAAATACAgctaacatttaaaaacaaaacacaggatTCTACACTAGGGCAGAATCAGTTCAGCTGGTGCCATTGTTAAAATAAGACACTTGGTGATACTAAATGTGGCATGTGACAGATACAAACTAACTCTTGTaactaatttatattatatttatactcCCCATACTGTCAATATAATCCAATTGCAAAGCAATATCAATAATAAATGGTTGTTTACTGATTTTAAATTCTTAccgatctttttcctttttttaatagatAAAGAAATACCTCATCCAATGTAATTATAAGGCTTGCATCAACAGCATTGTTATAAAAGCAAGACTACCAAAAACAACCTCGATAGACAGGTCCATCACTGTATTTACACATAGTCCTTCAGGCTGTAGCCTGTGTCCACTTGCTGGGCAGTTAGGTGTAGGTCCTGCTGCTTGGTAGGATAAATCCATGCTCTCTGCTGTTTCTTAAAACAGGAAGTGCCAAAGATGGCACCTGCAGCAAGCAGAAGTCCAGCTGAAATAAATCCAATGTAAACTGCTCCTCCTGGTTCATGCTTACTGCTTTCCGGGATAGTAGGGTCCAGAAATTTTGAAATAATCTCATTTGTGTACCAGGCTGTTGGTATCAAGCCAGATATTCCGGCCAAAATAAAGAAGATTCCTCCGGCAAGTGACGTGTGGTTTTTGGTGTCTCCGTCCCCTCCCAGGAGGGTACACTTCATCCCCACTGTGGCGATACAGATCCCAAAAATGGAGAGAATGCAGGACAAAATCATGGTGGTTCTTGCTGCCTGGATGTAAACAGGGAGAGAGAGGATTGAATATTTCAGCGTGCAGCTGAACATCCCAGTGCTGTACCATGTGCAGTCCATCCAGAGCCCTTGCATCTGAGTGATGGCTGTGATTATGTTTGAGCCCGTGTCTGCGTTCACCTTCCAGTTGGGCAACAGGGTGGCTGTGATCGCACCAAAAGCACCAAACAAGGCTAGGATGAAAGCAAAAAACTGCAGAGCGGCTGATGCCATGATGAGATTTGCTGTCACCTTTGTCTGCTTGTTTCTTTCCTGTTGCTGTAAACCTGTGTTACTGTCTGATGGCTCCCCAGCCAAGGCTGTAGTTGTCTGTCTGTGAtagaaaggggggtggggggggagagtgGCAGGGGCAAAGGCAGGACAAGAGAGCAAACAAGAGTGCTTGCATATGAAATAACGGCTAACTGAATGAATTGCTGAACGTGACCCTGCAGCAGATGAGAAGGCTACAAAAGGACTGAGCAGATGTACACAGGGCACTTGGAGAGGAATGATTATAAAGGAGTAGTGTGTGAGCACAAGGAGCTGCTGATAATAAGCCACAATGGCAGAAACTGTAAATGAAATGGTAAGATGTAGAATTGAGATACGTTCTGTGCCAAAAGGCAAGGAAAGGCTTGTGTCCTTATTAGTCAGCTTAGAAGCTTCCAATCCATTTTGTAATACgaggtagtttttaaaaaatgtagttctAGTCCTATAAGCGGTATAGGACTTGAATTTCCAATTGATTTGAATAGAAACATCAATATAACGTCTCAATTTTTCTAAGGAATATTCAGGCTGGAGTTAATATAGTCTTTTCCTATTTCCGTTCTTTTCATTTAGCCAATAACTCTTTGCATTTATAGAGACCTTTATTCTATTATTGCTGttttcagaaaaacagaaatcaaactaTTTTTGTAGACGTCCAGGATTTAAAACTGGTGTTTCTTGTAACTTTAAACTCAGTTTATCTTCTCCTTTGCTTCATACTAAACATTTCTGGTAAACAGAAATTTATCTTAAAGACAAGTAAAATTGTTCCTGAAAACTTAGGACACAATCCATCCAAACTAGAATTAAAATGTTGGTAATACTAAGCAGAATAGGCAATCATATCTATAACTTCCTAGTTATATATTTGAGATTTAAATATGCTCTTGACTTAATTGGATCATGATGTCAGGCACTTCTGCAAAAAGGATGATCTACTTAAATTCTTAGTCAATTCAGGATTGGACAAAAATTGATGTTTATTTATGTACGACATTTTTACAGTGCGACCCTCCACACATATTCATGGCAATGTACAGTAAGaccaaaatgaaacaatttcAAACAAATGCAACCCCCCCTCATATTAAAACCAATATTCCACTTAATGTTTACTTTAACATATAAAATACTAGGTGTCCCAATGACAGATTTTACTTAAACACTCTTATAAACAGCTTTGTTTAAgctttccaatttttttccattaaataaacattaaaaactgttctacttccaattttatttcaatttggaTATTGTGGGTTTTGAAGAGTAAAAACTGGAGTTTCTAGCAATGGAAGGGGAATAATTTTTTTCAGACAGTGTTAGGCTAGTGTATTCTgtcatttttgtattattattttttcatattgAACTTATCTATTTAATTAGCTTCACTGCTTTGCAAGCCATAATCTTGTAGGTAGTTACTGGCTTTCTTAACTTAGTGTCAGTGACTGAATGGGAACGTTGTGTATTAAGAGTGCGGTTAAAATTGCCTCTACAAGGCAGTAAATTTCATATGTTTTGTTGGGAATtcctttgttttgaattcttgcaTCCCTTGTGTCTTATTTTCTGCCACAATGTGATAGATCCAGCTTCATCTCCTCATCAGCTGTGATAGGGAGAGAAATCAGCTCTGAAATGTACCATTTTACCTCATCGTTTGTTGTTGGTGCTTAAGAGTGCTCTATAGTGTTAGTATCAgcagctttaaaaattaaagccAGCGTGATCCCAGGATAATAGGGTAGCTTTTTCCAGTAAATGCCAGCAGCACACAAatgtacaaaaatattaaaattccatGTTCTAACAATATTTAAATGCCACAGAATGCAGATGTCTTAATAAGAAGTTTCAGTACTTACTGATAAAGGAAAAGTTTAagatgtttccttggcagcagaTGTTGTAAAAACACAACTTATTTTGTGTGTAAATGTCTCTGTTCCTCATGGAAAATTGCATTGGCTATTTTATTAACCAGAAATAGGTCTCTGGTGCTCCGTATGCAGCAGCACTGCCTGTTTCTTGTCTTAGTACCATCTACCAGAGTATAAAGAGCTACTTTGTTTAATGAGTCCTGCACTGGAGAAAATACTTTGCTTAACAAAAGCAAAGAGACTATAGAGAAAATGCATGTAAACCCTTAGTTCTAAACACTCAATGATTTCCAGATCCCAAGTTGAATAATTGGCTTGGAGAtcagaacaaatattttaaatggaaaggaATATTCTATGTCCCAGTTCTGTTTTTAGAAACTCTTTTCACTACTGTAtaggaaaaagtaactttataggATGAGCTTTACCATAACTGAAAGGCAGAATTACTGTGTTCTTAATTGCCAATCAGCCCTCAGAACCCCAGACTTCCACAGCAAGGTTCTAGTTCCTGTATGTAATCATTGTGAGAAATATACATAAAGtaacaaatgtacagtatatggctgAGTTTCACATACCTGCTGGTGGTAGCTTGCAACATTTTCTAGTTCTTTCTGTACAGTAATTATTTGCCCTACTCTAAAGGTTGTTAAGGGGGAAAAGGCAATGCTTGCAACTTATGTGAGAACTACAGAGCATAGCTGAAAAGGTTCTGACAAGTCAACAGGAAAGAGCTATAAAGCAAAgaaatgtcaagagaaacctgcTGATTATGCAATGTGATATATAGGAGCTTCCCTTATTGTCTAGATTCTTCTGTC contains:
- the CLDN20 gene encoding claudin-20; translation: MASAALQFFAFILALFGAFGAITATLLPNWKVNADTGSNIITAITQMQGLWMDCTWYSTGMFSCTLKYSILSLPVYIQAARTTMILSCILSIFGICIATVGMKCTLLGGDGDTKNHTSLAGGIFFILAGISGLIPTAWYTNEIISKFLDPTIPESSKHEPGGAVYIGFISAGLLLAAGAIFGTSCFKKQQRAWIYPTKQQDLHLTAQQVDTGYSLKDYV